The window CTTCGCCGAGCTGATGACCCCGGAGCGGCGTGAGGCGCTGACTAACTCCGGCGGCGAGTACGGCGGCGGCGACGTCTACAAGGAGGTCGTGCGCCAGATGGGCGCGGACGGCTGGCTCGCGCTGGGTTGGCCCAGCGAGCACGGCGGCCGCGACGGCTCGATGCTCGACCAGCTCATCTTCACCGACGAGGCCGCCATCGCGGGCGCGCCCGTGCCGTTCCTGACCATCAACACCATCGGGCCGACGATCATGAAGTACGGCACGCCCGAGCAAAAGGCGTTCTTCCTCCCCCGGATCGCGCGCGGCGAGCTGCACTTCTCCATCGGCTACTCCGAACCGGAGGCGGGGACCGACCTCGCGGCGCTGCGCACCCGCGCGGTGCGCGACGGGGACGAGTACGTCATCAACGGCCAGAAGATGTGGACCAGCCTCATCCAGTACGCCGATTACCTGTGGCTGGCCTGCCGCACGGACCCGGACGCGGCCAAGCACAAGGGGTTGTCCATCCTGATCGTCCCGGTCGACACCCCCGGCTTCTCATGGACGCCGGTGCACACCATGGCGGGACCGGGCACCAGCGCGACGTACTACTCCGATGTGCGGGTGCCCGTGTCGTCGCTCGTCGGCACGGAGCACGAGGGCTGGAAGCTGATCACCAACCAGCTCAACCACGAGCGGGTCGCGCTCACCTCGGCCGCCCCGATCCAGAACGCCCTGCGCGAGGTGCTCGAGTGGGCACGGGAGACGAAGCTGCCGACCGGCGACCGGGTGATCGACCAGGAGTGGGTCCAGATCCACCTCGCCCGGGTGCACGCGAAGGCGGAGTTCCTCAAGCTGATCAACTGGAAGATCGCCTGGGGCGTCGGCAAAGCGATCAGCCCGGCGGACGCCTCGGCGACGAAGGTGTTCGGCACCGAGTTCGCCACCGAGGCCTACCGGCTGCTCATGGAGGTGCTCGGCCCGGCGGGCCCGGTCCGCGCGGGTTCCCCGGGCGCGGTGCTGCGCGGCCGGATCGAGCGGATGCACCGGTCGTCGCTGATCCTGACCTTCGGCGGCGGCACCAACGAGGTGCAGCGCGACATCGTGGCGACCGTCGGCCTGGGCCTGCCGCCCGCGCGCCGCTGAACTGGAGGACTTCGATGGACTTCGCCTTCTCCGAGGCCCAGGACGACCTGTCCGGCCTCGTGCGCACCCTGGTCGACAGCGATCGTCCACTGTGGACGTTGTTGGACGAGGCCGGGGTGCTGATGGCCGCGCTGCCGGAGTCGGTGGGCGGCGGCGGTTTCGGCCTGCTCGAACAGTGC is drawn from Actinokineospora alba and contains these coding sequences:
- a CDS encoding acyl-CoA dehydrogenase family protein, translated to MRITYTPEQERLRAELRAYFAELMTPERREALTNSGGEYGGGDVYKEVVRQMGADGWLALGWPSEHGGRDGSMLDQLIFTDEAAIAGAPVPFLTINTIGPTIMKYGTPEQKAFFLPRIARGELHFSIGYSEPEAGTDLAALRTRAVRDGDEYVINGQKMWTSLIQYADYLWLACRTDPDAAKHKGLSILIVPVDTPGFSWTPVHTMAGPGTSATYYSDVRVPVSSLVGTEHEGWKLITNQLNHERVALTSAAPIQNALREVLEWARETKLPTGDRVIDQEWVQIHLARVHAKAEFLKLINWKIAWGVGKAISPADASATKVFGTEFATEAYRLLMEVLGPAGPVRAGSPGAVLRGRIERMHRSSLILTFGGGTNEVQRDIVATVGLGLPPARR